A stretch of Gymnodinialimonas phycosphaerae DNA encodes these proteins:
- a CDS encoding creatininase family protein: protein MKVSNMNWRDVEAAVARDPRCILPIGSTEQHAQLSLCVDSILAERVAAEAADPLGVPVFPVMPYGLAPYFTAYPGTISLRVETLLAVVRDVVGSLAQSGFRRVLIVNGHGGNNPVGALAQELMAEHDGLSVKFHNWWNAPQTWAKAQETDVTASHANWMENFPWTRLAHAAAPAGDKPMVDMDLMKASSPAQVRALLEDGSFGGRWQRPDSEMQAIWDTGVAETRAVLEGPWPDLSHG from the coding sequence ATGAAGGTATCGAATATGAACTGGCGCGATGTGGAGGCCGCGGTCGCGCGCGATCCGCGTTGCATTCTGCCCATCGGCTCGACCGAGCAGCACGCGCAATTGTCGCTTTGCGTGGACAGTATTCTGGCCGAGCGTGTGGCGGCCGAGGCGGCGGACCCTTTGGGTGTTCCCGTCTTCCCGGTGATGCCCTACGGCTTGGCGCCCTATTTCACCGCCTATCCCGGCACGATTTCCCTGCGGGTCGAGACGCTTCTGGCGGTGGTGCGCGATGTCGTGGGATCGCTTGCGCAGTCCGGGTTCCGGCGCGTGCTGATCGTGAACGGGCACGGCGGGAACAACCCAGTTGGTGCGCTGGCGCAAGAACTAATGGCAGAGCACGACGGGCTATCGGTGAAATTTCACAACTGGTGGAATGCGCCGCAGACTTGGGCCAAGGCGCAGGAAACGGACGTCACCGCCTCCCACGCGAACTGGATGGAGAATTTCCCCTGGACGCGGCTGGCCCATGCCGCTGCGCCCGCAGGCGACAAGCCGATGGTCGATATGGACCTGATGAAGGCCTCGTCCCCCGCGCAAGTGCGCGCGTTGCTGGAGGATGGGTCCTTTGGCGGGCGCTGGCAGCGCCCCGACAGCGAAATGCAGGCGATCTGGGATACTGGCGTGGCGGAAACCCGCGCGGTGCTGGAGGGGCCGTGGCCGGATTTGAGCCATGGATGA
- a CDS encoding ketopantoate reductase family protein has product MDEPVLIWGAGAIGGLLGAYWARAGVPVLMVDIVAEHAAACAGTGLCVEGPVDTFRQVVPCVTPDQVLGTFQRIVLAVKAHGTEAAMAQLLPHLAEDGYVLSAQNGLNEHVIARAAGAGRTMGAFVNFGADWLGPGRILFGNRGAVVVGEIDGTVRPRTQDMFELLQVFEPAAVLTEDIWAYLWGKLGYGAMLFATALTPDSMSANFADPSRGPALIGLGREVMRVAQAEGVTPKAFNGFEPAAFMPRATEAEARRSIADLAAFNATTAKSHSGIYRDLAVRKRRTEVDAQVGAVVEIAARHGIAVPLLTRLVALIHDIEDDRREMSEATFHALTEGWT; this is encoded by the coding sequence ATGGATGAGCCGGTCCTGATCTGGGGCGCGGGGGCCATCGGTGGCCTTCTGGGGGCCTATTGGGCACGGGCGGGTGTGCCGGTCTTAATGGTGGATATAGTGGCAGAGCATGCGGCGGCCTGCGCGGGCACGGGATTGTGCGTCGAAGGCCCGGTGGACACGTTCCGACAAGTGGTGCCCTGCGTCACGCCGGATCAGGTCTTGGGTACATTCCAGCGCATTGTGCTGGCGGTGAAGGCCCACGGGACCGAGGCCGCCATGGCGCAGCTTCTGCCGCATTTGGCCGAGGACGGCTATGTCCTGTCGGCGCAGAACGGGTTGAACGAACATGTCATCGCGCGCGCGGCCGGGGCAGGGCGCACAATGGGGGCCTTCGTCAATTTCGGTGCGGATTGGCTGGGGCCAGGGCGCATCCTGTTCGGCAATCGCGGCGCGGTCGTGGTGGGGGAGATTGACGGCACTGTCCGCCCTCGCACGCAGGACATGTTCGAGCTGCTGCAAGTGTTCGAGCCCGCCGCCGTGCTGACTGAGGACATTTGGGCTTACCTCTGGGGCAAGCTGGGGTATGGCGCGATGCTGTTCGCCACGGCCCTGACGCCTGACAGCATGAGTGCAAATTTCGCCGATCCTTCGCGGGGGCCCGCGCTGATCGGTCTGGGGCGCGAAGTGATGCGGGTCGCGCAGGCGGAAGGGGTCACGCCCAAGGCGTTCAACGGGTTCGAGCCCGCCGCCTTCATGCCCCGCGCGACGGAGGCGGAGGCGCGCCGAAGCATCGCCGATCTCGCCGCGTTCAATGCGACGACTGCCAAGTCCCATTCCGGTATTTACCGCGACCTGGCCGTGCGCAAGCGGCGGACCGAGGTCGACGCGCAGGTGGGCGCGGTGGTGGAGATCGCAGCGCGGCACGGGATCGCGGTGCCACTTCTGACGCGGCTGGTCGCGTTGATCCATGACATAGAGGACGACCGCAGAGAGATGTCGGAGGCGACATTTCACGCCCTGACAGAGGGGTGGACATGA
- a CDS encoding SDR family NAD(P)-dependent oxidoreductase, with product MTARLALVTGVVGGIGAAIAQRLHDEGAQVVVSDLPGAGFEDAARRLGLPALGADLGDPTEVKQMIARIAVDHGAVDILVNAAGGVRGQVGTPLEDVDPAAWRSLFAINVDATLYLSQALVPAMKAAEWGRIVTISSGAGLRPSLTGIHAYTAAKHALVGLTKQLSQELARHGICVNSIAPGFILSNPATHAQWDALGPDKQAALVERIHTRRLGTPEDIAAAAAFLTSDQASWISGQILSVDGGIS from the coding sequence ATGACCGCGCGGCTGGCCCTTGTGACTGGCGTAGTAGGCGGTATCGGGGCCGCCATTGCGCAACGCCTGCACGATGAGGGCGCGCAGGTTGTGGTCAGCGACCTGCCCGGCGCGGGGTTCGAGGACGCGGCGCGGCGGTTGGGTCTTCCCGCCCTTGGGGCCGACTTGGGTGATCCGACAGAAGTCAAGCAGATGATCGCCCGGATCGCCGTCGACCACGGGGCGGTAGATATCCTCGTCAACGCGGCGGGCGGTGTGCGCGGTCAGGTCGGCACGCCGTTGGAGGACGTGGACCCTGCCGCATGGCGAAGCCTGTTTGCGATCAACGTGGATGCGACGCTGTACTTGTCGCAGGCCCTTGTGCCAGCCATGAAGGCGGCGGAGTGGGGGCGGATTGTCACTATCAGTTCCGGCGCCGGCCTGCGCCCCAGCCTGACGGGTATTCACGCCTATACTGCCGCCAAACACGCGCTGGTTGGACTGACCAAACAGCTGAGCCAGGAGTTGGCACGGCACGGGATCTGCGTGAATTCCATTGCACCGGGATTCATCCTCTCCAACCCCGCAACGCACGCCCAATGGGACGCCCTCGGCCCTGACAAGCAGGCAGCGCTGGTGGAACGGATCCACACCCGGCGCCTGGGTACGCCCGAAGATATCGCTGCCGCCGCCGCTTTTTTGACCTCGGATCAAGCGAGTTGGATCTCGGGCCAAATCCTGAGCGTGGATGGCGGGATCAGCTGA
- a CDS encoding ABC transporter substrate-binding protein, whose protein sequence is MPRLHHMLAASAASLALTTGAFAQVENTIVVGLSTDISTLDPAPISSRDNSNVARHIFGTLYTMSGSGEAVPVLANNLEITEDGMGYIYTLNEGLTCHDGEALTAEDAAYSFNRAADPENAFTGNTPGFVFSSIDFQSAEALDELRVQVNLGAPNPIAFGLIAEVMIHCMDSYEAMTLDEAASNPVGSGPYRLVEWRRGSEVVLEAVEGADVGVQNIIWRIIPEASTRAAELMAGNVDIITNVAPDQMDVINASGVAEVNPIQGTRRMYVGFNLSETMAQEPGGDAIQDPNVRRALQYAVDVPTICSALLNFECERMTGIVNPSNAHPDIEPYPYDPELAEQLLDEAGWPRGDDGTRFSIAFQAGQGRYLNDANVVQAIAQMLGDVGLDVDLQIMEWSSVYIPIIRERNAGPLYFIGSGGALWSPLYDMTDLAAVDSGTNYTHWDDPRWFDRWEDIRNAESEEETRQIVNEMLQVFYDDGPWLHLYFQPDFYGVSNRVNWSPRPDEKVYLFDATLN, encoded by the coding sequence ATGCCTAGACTACACCATATGCTTGCAGCCAGTGCTGCAAGTCTTGCCCTGACCACGGGGGCTTTTGCGCAAGTGGAAAACACGATTGTCGTGGGCCTCAGCACCGACATCAGCACGCTGGACCCTGCTCCAATCTCGTCGCGGGACAACTCCAACGTCGCGCGCCACATCTTCGGGACGCTCTACACGATGAGCGGCTCGGGCGAGGCCGTGCCGGTCCTGGCCAACAACCTCGAAATCACCGAGGATGGGATGGGCTATATCTACACCCTCAACGAGGGGCTGACCTGCCACGACGGCGAAGCCTTGACCGCCGAAGATGCGGCCTACTCGTTCAATCGCGCCGCTGACCCGGAAAACGCCTTCACCGGCAACACCCCCGGATTCGTGTTCTCCTCCATCGATTTCCAAAGCGCCGAAGCGCTGGACGAATTGCGGGTGCAGGTCAACCTTGGCGCCCCCAACCCCATCGCCTTCGGCTTGATCGCCGAAGTGATGATCCACTGCATGGACAGCTACGAGGCGATGACCCTCGATGAGGCTGCCAGTAACCCCGTGGGGTCCGGCCCTTACCGCCTTGTCGAATGGCGTCGCGGCTCCGAGGTCGTGCTGGAAGCCGTTGAAGGCGCTGACGTCGGCGTGCAGAATATCATCTGGCGGATCATCCCCGAAGCCTCGACCCGGGCGGCAGAGCTGATGGCGGGCAACGTCGACATCATCACCAACGTGGCCCCCGATCAGATGGACGTCATCAACGCCTCTGGCGTGGCGGAAGTGAACCCGATCCAGGGCACCCGTCGCATGTACGTCGGCTTCAACCTGTCCGAGACCATGGCACAGGAACCCGGTGGTGACGCGATCCAGGATCCGAACGTGCGCCGCGCCCTGCAATATGCGGTCGACGTGCCGACGATCTGCTCCGCGCTCCTGAACTTCGAATGTGAGCGAATGACGGGCATTGTGAACCCGTCCAATGCCCACCCGGACATCGAGCCTTACCCCTACGATCCCGAACTGGCCGAACAGCTTCTGGACGAGGCCGGCTGGCCCCGTGGCGATGATGGCACCCGTTTCTCCATCGCGTTCCAGGCGGGCCAGGGCCGTTACCTGAACGACGCCAACGTGGTGCAGGCGATTGCCCAGATGCTGGGGGATGTGGGTCTGGATGTAGATTTGCAGATCATGGAATGGTCCAGCGTCTACATTCCGATCATCCGCGAGCGCAACGCAGGGCCCCTCTACTTCATCGGGTCCGGTGGCGCACTCTGGAGCCCGCTTTACGACATGACGGACCTCGCGGCCGTGGACTCCGGCACCAACTACACCCACTGGGATGATCCGCGCTGGTTTGACCGGTGGGAAGACATCCGCAACGCCGAGTCCGAAGAGGAAACGCGGCAGATCGTGAATGAGATGTTGCAGGTCTTCTACGACGATGGCCCCTGGCTGCACCTCTACTTCCAGCCCGACTTCTATGGCGTGTCCAACCGCGTCAACTGGAGCCCGCGCCCGGATGAAAAGGTCTACCTGTTCGACGCGACACTCAACTAA
- a CDS encoding GntR family transcriptional regulator → MATPKASANPTVHDMQPIENVPLRVQVADRLRSAILSGRLKPGTGLVETALAEQMNVSRAPIREAIQILENDGLVETIAYKGKRVKPLTAREVGETYSLREVFEVMAVRRILENGAPLDDLRAHCDEMIAAAEADDFAALVAADEAFHHALIRLADHDLLLASWKNLYLRIHQIMALRNRDERNLAEVASNHPPIVQAIADGDADRAIKLISDHTRILAAFDPATIAEAL, encoded by the coding sequence ATGGCGACACCAAAGGCTTCGGCCAACCCGACGGTCCACGATATGCAACCGATCGAGAACGTGCCCTTGCGCGTTCAAGTGGCCGACCGGCTTCGCAGTGCGATTCTCAGCGGCCGCCTCAAGCCCGGAACCGGACTGGTGGAAACCGCCCTCGCCGAACAGATGAACGTATCGCGCGCGCCAATTCGTGAAGCGATCCAGATCCTCGAAAACGACGGCCTGGTGGAAACCATCGCCTACAAGGGCAAGCGCGTGAAACCATTGACCGCCCGCGAGGTGGGCGAGACCTATTCCCTGCGCGAGGTGTTCGAGGTGATGGCCGTGCGCCGTATCCTGGAAAACGGCGCGCCGCTTGATGACTTGCGCGCCCATTGCGATGAGATGATCGCCGCCGCCGAGGCCGATGACTTCGCCGCCCTCGTGGCGGCCGACGAAGCCTTCCACCACGCCCTGATCCGGCTGGCCGACCATGACCTGCTGCTGGCGTCGTGGAAGAACCTTTACCTGCGCATTCACCAGATCATGGCGCTGCGCAACCGCGACGAACGCAACCTTGCCGAGGTTGCCAGCAATCACCCGCCCATCGTGCAAGCCATTGCCGACGGAGATGCCGACCGCGCCATCAAACTGATTTCTGACCACACCCGCATTCTGGCCGCCTTTGACCCGGCGACCATTGCCGAAGCCCTGTAA
- a CDS encoding ABC transporter ATP-binding protein encodes MNAPLLKVENLRKYFPIHGGVLQRVVNNVKAVDDISFDINAGEVVGLVGESGSGKTTVGRTILRLEEATEGGVQFDGTDVMGLNTADLRSYRKRMQIIFQDPYASLNPREKVRDILTHPLRLHRIGTVSEHDDRAAALLEKVGLSRDHLDRFPHEFSGGQRQRIGIARALAVEPEFIVADEPVSALDVSIQAQVINLLEDLKTDLNLTMLFIAHDLGVVEHICDRVIVMYLGRVMEIASVADLYARPNHPYTKALLSAVPIPSPGKRRDRVILKGDIPSPINPPSGCVFRTRCPLATEDCANIVPPLKSVGEGHTSACIHTT; translated from the coding sequence ATGAACGCCCCGCTTCTCAAGGTTGAAAACCTTCGCAAGTATTTCCCGATCCACGGCGGCGTGCTGCAACGGGTGGTCAACAACGTGAAGGCCGTTGATGACATTTCGTTCGACATCAACGCAGGCGAAGTTGTGGGCCTTGTGGGGGAAAGCGGCTCTGGCAAGACCACCGTGGGCCGCACCATTCTGCGGCTGGAAGAGGCCACGGAGGGCGGCGTGCAGTTCGACGGCACCGATGTCATGGGGCTGAATACAGCGGACCTGCGCAGCTACCGCAAGCGCATGCAGATCATCTTCCAGGACCCCTACGCCAGCCTTAACCCGCGCGAGAAGGTGCGCGATATCCTGACCCATCCCCTGCGACTGCACCGGATCGGCACCGTGTCCGAGCATGATGACCGCGCCGCGGCGCTGTTGGAAAAGGTTGGCCTGTCACGCGATCATCTGGACCGCTTCCCACACGAGTTCTCCGGCGGTCAGCGGCAGCGCATCGGCATCGCCCGTGCCCTGGCGGTGGAGCCGGAGTTCATCGTCGCCGATGAGCCCGTCTCGGCGCTGGATGTGTCGATCCAGGCGCAGGTCATCAACCTTCTGGAAGACCTCAAGACCGACCTCAACCTGACAATGCTGTTCATCGCCCATGACCTGGGTGTGGTCGAGCATATCTGCGACCGGGTCATTGTGATGTACCTAGGCCGTGTGATGGAAATCGCCTCGGTCGCCGATCTGTATGCGCGGCCCAATCACCCCTATACCAAGGCGTTGTTGTCCGCCGTGCCGATCCCCAGCCCCGGCAAGCGCCGCGACCGGGTGATCCTGAAGGGCGATATACCAAGCCCGATCAACCCGCCGTCGGGCTGTGTGTTCCGCACCCGGTGCCCTCTGGCTACCGAGGATTGCGCCAATATCGTGCCGCCCCTGAAGTCCGTGGGCGAGGGCCACACCAGCGCATGCATCCACACCACCTGA